A genomic stretch from Bradyrhizobium sp. 195 includes:
- a CDS encoding ABC transporter substrate-binding protein yields the protein MIGIARLAAASLLAIMAMGTARAEDALKAKIGVLRLSSSAPVFIAQDKGYFREAGLEVELKFFDAAQPIAVATTSGDVDFGITAFTAGLYNLAGKGTLKVIGGMSREKAGYPLIGYFASNNAYAAGLKTPKDLAGKRVAMTQVGSSFHYSLGLLADKYGFKLAEVKIVPLQSLSNAAAALKGETVDAALLPISTARKLMDEGGAKFLGWVGDETPWQLGAVFASPKTLTKKVLVTKLLGALAKADREYHDVILAAMKDGVAPINDKTKPLLEIIAKYTNLPVEQVVGNCAYIDPDGKLDVKNVDNQIKWLQEQGFADKGFDADAIIAKDYVKAD from the coding sequence ATGATCGGGATTGCGCGGCTCGCGGCAGCCAGTCTTTTGGCGATCATGGCAATGGGCACGGCCCGGGCCGAAGACGCGCTCAAGGCCAAGATCGGCGTGCTGCGCCTGTCGTCCTCCGCGCCCGTCTTCATCGCGCAGGACAAGGGCTATTTCCGCGAGGCCGGCCTGGAGGTCGAGCTGAAATTCTTCGACGCGGCGCAGCCGATCGCGGTCGCCACCACCTCGGGCGACGTCGATTTCGGCATCACCGCCTTCACGGCCGGTCTCTACAATCTTGCTGGCAAGGGAACGCTGAAGGTGATCGGCGGCATGAGCCGCGAGAAGGCCGGTTATCCCCTGATCGGCTATTTCGCCAGCAACAACGCCTACGCGGCCGGGCTGAAGACGCCAAAGGATCTCGCGGGCAAGCGCGTGGCGATGACGCAGGTCGGATCGAGCTTTCATTATTCGCTCGGCCTGCTCGCCGACAAATACGGCTTCAAGCTCGCTGAGGTGAAGATCGTGCCGCTGCAATCGCTGTCGAATGCGGCCGCTGCACTCAAGGGCGAGACCGTCGATGCGGCGCTGCTGCCGATCTCCACGGCGCGAAAGCTGATGGACGAGGGCGGCGCGAAGTTTCTGGGCTGGGTTGGCGACGAGACGCCCTGGCAATTGGGCGCGGTGTTCGCCTCGCCGAAGACGCTGACCAAAAAGGTGCTGGTGACAAAACTTCTCGGCGCGCTCGCCAAGGCGGATCGCGAATATCACGACGTCATCCTCGCCGCGATGAAGGACGGCGTGGCGCCGATCAACGACAAGACCAAGCCGCTGCTGGAGATCATCGCAAAATACACCAATCTCCCGGTCGAACAGGTGGTCGGCAACTGCGCCTATATCGATCCCGACGGCAAGCTGGACGTGAAGAATGTCGACAACCAGATCAAATGGCTGCAGGAGCAGGGATTCGCGGACAAGGGCTTTGACGCGGATGCGATCATCGCCAAGGATTATGTGAAGGCGGATTGA
- a CDS encoding FAD-dependent oxidoreductase → MRATMIEEPARQVPLYGEYEVVVLGGGPAGIIAAASCARAGRKTLLIERYGFLGGMGTAAGVTNFCGLHGNVFGEHRRLVQGMASELLARIDHLNGLNTPHLILGKVFAQAYDTAAYKIAADELLASHKVHILFHALGAGVVMGDNSRIDALMVETKAGRQAVRSEIFIDCSGDGDLAVWAGAPFEIGDEHGHPLYPSMMLRLNGIDPEKAGDAWRTIPQLMEKAAAAGTHQFPRKSAIVRPQKSGIEWRVNFTQVARADGHAINGVEPDDLTRGEIEGRKQALAAYEFLRSTVPGFEKSYIVDLPPQLGIRETRRIKGSYQLSGEDVLGCASFTDSIGVNGWPIEAHVPGDVVFTFPPIPESRAYNELPYRMLVPEGVDNLLVAGRCASMTHEGQSAARVSGACFVMGEAAGSAAALALSGNRIPRDIPVEKLQETLKQQGAFIGRDQPVPEGL, encoded by the coding sequence ATGCGGGCCACAATGATCGAAGAACCGGCACGACAGGTGCCGCTCTATGGCGAATACGAAGTCGTCGTGCTCGGCGGCGGTCCCGCCGGCATCATCGCGGCGGCTTCATGCGCGCGCGCCGGGCGGAAGACCCTGCTGATCGAGCGCTACGGCTTCCTGGGCGGCATGGGCACCGCGGCCGGCGTCACCAATTTCTGCGGCCTGCATGGCAATGTCTTCGGCGAGCATCGTCGGCTGGTGCAGGGCATGGCGTCGGAGCTGCTGGCGCGGATCGATCATTTGAACGGCCTCAACACGCCGCATCTGATCCTCGGCAAGGTCTTCGCCCAGGCCTATGACACCGCCGCCTACAAGATCGCGGCCGACGAGCTGCTTGCCAGTCACAAGGTGCACATCCTCTTCCACGCGCTCGGCGCCGGCGTGGTGATGGGCGACAACAGCCGTATCGACGCGCTGATGGTCGAGACCAAGGCCGGCCGGCAGGCGGTGCGGTCGGAGATCTTCATCGACTGCTCCGGCGACGGTGACCTTGCGGTGTGGGCCGGCGCGCCGTTCGAAATCGGCGACGAGCACGGCCATCCTCTCTATCCCTCCATGATGCTGCGCCTCAACGGCATCGATCCGGAGAAGGCCGGCGATGCCTGGCGGACCATTCCCCAATTGATGGAGAAAGCCGCCGCGGCCGGCACGCATCAATTCCCGCGCAAAAGCGCGATCGTGCGACCGCAGAAATCCGGCATTGAATGGCGGGTAAACTTCACGCAGGTGGCGCGCGCGGACGGCCACGCCATCAACGGCGTCGAGCCCGACGATCTCACCCGCGGCGAGATCGAGGGCCGCAAGCAGGCGCTCGCCGCGTACGAGTTTTTGCGCAGCACTGTCCCGGGCTTTGAAAAATCCTACATCGTCGATCTGCCGCCGCAGCTCGGCATCCGCGAGACGCGCCGCATCAAGGGCAGCTACCAGCTCAGCGGCGAGGACGTGCTCGGCTGCGCCTCGTTTACGGATTCCATCGGCGTCAATGGCTGGCCGATCGAGGCCCACGTGCCCGGAGACGTCGTCTTCACCTTCCCGCCGATCCCGGAATCGCGGGCTTACAACGAGCTGCCGTACCGGATGCTGGTGCCCGAAGGCGTCGACAATCTCCTGGTCGCCGGCCGCTGTGCCTCGATGACCCACGAGGGCCAGTCGGCGGCACGGGTTTCCGGTGCCTGTTTCGTGATGGGCGAGGCCGCCGGTTCCGCCGCGGCGCTGGCGCTGTCCGGAAACAGGATCCCGCGTGACATCCCCGTTGAAAAATTGCAGGAAACGTTGAAACAACAGGGCGCCTTCATCGGCCGGGATCAGCCCGTCCCCGAGGGCCTGTAA
- a CDS encoding LysR family transcriptional regulator produces the protein MDILVNLQAFLATADAAGFSAAARKLDVSTSVVAKRVTQLEARIGTSLFHRSTRQLRLTEAGQRYVHRARGVVTDATDLLSRMGEKGHDLVDHLRIKAPTSLTVARLADAFSAFQTENPKLKLDIVLIDRPVDPVTEGFDIAIGAFPHSFGGVVDEPLCALKRLLCASPAYLKKHGTPKHPRDLVEHRCLSFLPTGPEWVFDGPRGRISIQVTPLLSSNEGHVLARSAIAGNGIALLSHYLVADALREGTLKPVLRDFPIPELWVKAAIPERRRNAAAVQALLTLLKTSLAPSL, from the coding sequence ATGGATATTCTGGTGAACCTGCAAGCCTTCCTCGCCACCGCGGATGCGGCCGGCTTCTCCGCCGCGGCTCGAAAACTCGATGTCTCGACCTCGGTCGTGGCCAAGCGCGTCACGCAATTGGAGGCACGGATCGGGACGTCGCTGTTTCATCGCTCGACCCGGCAGTTGCGCCTGACCGAAGCCGGACAGCGTTACGTGCATCGTGCGCGCGGCGTTGTGACTGACGCCACCGACCTGCTCTCGCGCATGGGCGAGAAGGGTCACGACCTCGTCGATCACCTCCGCATCAAGGCGCCGACCTCACTGACGGTGGCACGGCTGGCCGATGCCTTCAGCGCGTTCCAGACCGAGAACCCGAAGCTCAAGCTCGATATCGTACTGATCGATCGCCCGGTCGATCCCGTGACCGAAGGTTTCGATATCGCGATCGGCGCTTTCCCGCATTCGTTCGGCGGCGTGGTCGACGAACCGCTGTGCGCGCTGAAGCGGCTGCTCTGCGCTTCGCCCGCCTACTTGAAGAAACATGGCACGCCAAAACATCCGCGCGATCTCGTCGAGCATCGCTGCCTCAGCTTCCTGCCGACCGGCCCGGAATGGGTCTTCGACGGACCGCGCGGCCGCATCAGCATCCAGGTCACCCCACTGCTCTCCTCCAACGAGGGACACGTGCTGGCGCGCAGCGCCATCGCGGGTAACGGCATCGCGTTGCTCTCGCATTATCTCGTTGCGGATGCCTTGCGCGAGGGCACGCTCAAGCCGGTGCTGCGCGATTTTCCGATTCCGGAATTATGGGTGAAGGCCGCGATCCCCGAGCGGCGACGCAATGCCGCCGCGGTGCAGGCGTTGCTCACGCTGCTGAAAACGTCACTGGCACCGTCGCTGTAG